The genomic segment AATTCCCGCAGCCTTCGCGCTCCCCAGGCCTCGTTCAAGTGACTCAAAACCAAGTACAAGAGCTTTTCTACCGCCTCCTCTCCACAGAACACCTCCACCACTTTTGTCCTCCTCTTCACCTCCTTGGCTAAGCGTTCCAGTTGGTTCGTGGTGTACAAGTACCGCCGGATGGGCTTGGGATGACGAAGAAACGCCAAAAGGGCATAAGCCTTGGTCTCCCATCGCTCCAC from the Candidatus Caldatribacterium sp. genome contains:
- a CDS encoding transposase; amino-acid sequence: VERWETKAYALLAFLRHPKPIRRYLYTTNQLERLAKEVKRRTKVVEVFCGEEAVEKLLYLVLSHLNEAWGARRLREFAEMEMGSYHAG